In Archangium violaceum, the following are encoded in one genomic region:
- a CDS encoding class I SAM-dependent methyltransferase, translating to MRHFGRPEGLLGALAGRLMAWKNRGRSLSVLTRVDPRPGERILEVGFGPGVDIHRVSRIAAFVAGVDQSGVMVEQARRRNADAIRAGRVELHAGDAGSLAFPDGSFDKAFSINSAQFWPEPLAVTRELYRVLRPGGRLVLAVQPRSSGANARTSRETAVELAALLNASGFQDVTTELRPAGSVPIACAIATK from the coding sequence ATGCGTCATTTCGGCAGGCCGGAGGGACTGCTGGGCGCGCTCGCCGGCCGGCTCATGGCCTGGAAGAACCGGGGGCGCAGCCTGTCGGTGCTCACGCGGGTGGACCCGCGCCCCGGTGAGCGCATCCTGGAGGTCGGCTTCGGCCCGGGGGTCGACATCCACCGCGTCAGCCGCATCGCCGCCTTCGTCGCCGGAGTGGATCAGTCGGGCGTCATGGTGGAGCAGGCCCGGCGCCGCAACGCCGACGCCATTCGCGCCGGCAGGGTGGAGCTCCACGCCGGAGACGCCGGTTCCCTCGCCTTTCCGGATGGCTCCTTCGACAAGGCCTTTTCCATCAACTCCGCGCAGTTCTGGCCCGAGCCCCTCGCCGTCACCCGGGAGCTGTACCGCGTGCTCCGGCCGGGTGGGCGACTGGTGCTCGCGGTGCAACCCCGCTCGAGCGGCGCCAATGCGCGGACGTCGCGGGAGACGGCGGTGGAGCTCGCCGCGCTGCTGAACGCCAGCGGGTTCCAGGACGTCACCACGGAGCTCAGGCCCGCGGGGTCGGTGCCCATCGCCTGTGCCATCGCCACGAAATGA
- a CDS encoding short chain dehydrogenase, translated as MRILVIGATGTIGQAIVRALKGRHEVLEAARSHGTHRVDITSKDSLLQLFRSVGPVDALISATGSAAFKPLTQLGDEDFQLSLGNKLMGQVNVARLGLEHVRDGGSITLTSGVLAQEPMPGTSAIALVNAALEGFTRAAALEMPRGVRINVVSPPWVNETLAALGMKGVPGMPAAQVARAYVESVEGKGNGQVLDARKFA; from the coding sequence ATGCGAATCCTGGTGATTGGTGCGACGGGGACCATCGGGCAGGCCATCGTGCGGGCGCTCAAGGGGCGCCACGAGGTGCTGGAGGCGGCTCGCAGCCATGGCACCCATCGGGTGGACATCACCTCGAAGGACTCGTTGCTCCAACTCTTCCGGTCCGTCGGGCCCGTCGATGCGCTCATCTCCGCGACCGGCTCCGCCGCCTTCAAGCCCCTCACGCAGCTGGGGGACGAGGACTTCCAGCTCAGCCTCGGCAACAAGCTGATGGGCCAGGTGAATGTCGCGCGGCTCGGGCTCGAACACGTGCGCGATGGGGGCTCCATCACCCTCACCAGCGGCGTGCTCGCGCAGGAGCCGATGCCGGGCACCTCCGCCATCGCGCTCGTCAACGCGGCGCTCGAGGGCTTCACGCGCGCGGCGGCACTGGAGATGCCGCGCGGGGTGCGCATCAACGTCGTCAGCCCGCCCTGGGTGAACGAGACGCTCGCGGCGCTCGGGATGAAGGGCGTGCCGGGCATGCCCGCGGCCCAGGTGGCGCGTGCCTACGTGGAGAGCGTGGAGGGCAAGGGCAACGGGCAGGTGCTCGACGCTCGCAAGTTCGCCTGA
- a CDS encoding imm11 family protein, whose protein sequence is MNRFFDLDDDRRSLDRWHLRSPVDEHGQKIDPWQFDEGRRIEPWGTTRFPVRPDGRELDFTMAAFSIPVVHGRVVQLFERLGIQEVQFLPVQVDGHEGPWFILNPLRIIRCIDDARCREVHYWKPEDGQPEKVGQYRVVSGMRIDPAKVGDARIFRPWGWTVALIISEDLKEALEREGLTGTNFTEA, encoded by the coding sequence ATGAACCGGTTCTTCGACCTGGATGACGACAGGCGATCCCTCGATCGATGGCACTTGAGAAGCCCCGTCGACGAGCACGGGCAGAAGATCGACCCCTGGCAGTTCGACGAAGGCAGACGGATCGAGCCCTGGGGAACGACCCGGTTCCCCGTGAGGCCCGATGGGCGGGAACTGGACTTCACCATGGCCGCGTTCTCCATCCCCGTGGTCCACGGCCGCGTCGTTCAGCTCTTCGAGCGTCTGGGCATCCAGGAAGTCCAGTTCCTCCCCGTCCAGGTGGACGGCCACGAGGGACCCTGGTTCATTCTCAACCCCCTGCGAATCATCCGCTGCATCGACGACGCCCGGTGCAGGGAAGTGCACTACTGGAAGCCCGAAGATGGCCAACCGGAGAAGGTGGGTCAGTACCGGGTCGTCTCGGGCATGCGCATCGACCCCGCGAAGGTGGGGGACGCGCGCATCTTCCGCCCCTGGGGCTGGACGGTGGCCCTCATCATCTCCGAGGACCTCAAGGAGGCCCTGGAGCGCGAGGGCCTCACCGGCACGAATTTCACCGAGGCCTGA
- a CDS encoding AHH domain-containing protein: MRRPLALPRVAVVLLLLLPLSCVTSPAGIPEGVGPRAEPQVVRTSELPGGKLRLSFEPVARDRALEHLSVEEARKALVALYDSLPLKEKSRLRLVLASAGTSQNQPAEWEVRLREEYLSRYGPPLLPLPQSLENSPLVLALKLSPRYMGEGVREAAGELFRSPVFLASVALSVLVYFAAWLAPEPVFTKAFAATLTVVLALTVGVLELTQLARACVRLYQETDSARTVQQLEAAAEHFGRAMGGTALRVLMLVASVGVAKGLPRVPEGGLGSLLPPRFAWEGGATLVSASEVRMVADGTVIITRVATGTAASAAGAAGSACTDGAEKKDGYQWHHLATNKNEISTYRGGPWTPQFDELFQMAGMSLDAAENLVYLKGHKGPHPEAYHLEVYRRLRIAVLQCRSTEHCRSMLVEALRKLAKEICTPGAQLHQLATKTVD, translated from the coding sequence ATGAGGAGACCGCTCGCATTGCCGCGCGTCGCCGTGGTCCTGTTGCTCCTTCTACCCCTCTCGTGCGTCACGTCACCGGCTGGAATCCCTGAGGGCGTAGGCCCGCGGGCGGAGCCTCAGGTGGTGAGAACGAGCGAGCTGCCCGGAGGCAAGCTGCGGCTCTCCTTCGAGCCGGTGGCGCGCGACCGTGCACTGGAGCACCTGAGCGTGGAGGAGGCGAGGAAGGCGCTCGTGGCGCTGTACGACTCCTTGCCCCTGAAAGAGAAGTCCCGGCTGCGGCTCGTCCTGGCATCAGCGGGGACGAGCCAGAACCAGCCCGCGGAATGGGAAGTGCGCTTGAGAGAGGAGTACCTGTCCAGGTACGGCCCACCGCTGCTGCCGCTGCCCCAGTCCCTGGAGAACAGTCCCCTCGTCCTGGCCCTGAAGCTCTCGCCCCGCTACATGGGCGAGGGCGTGCGCGAGGCGGCGGGGGAACTGTTCCGCTCGCCCGTCTTCCTGGCGAGCGTGGCCCTCTCGGTGCTGGTGTACTTCGCGGCGTGGCTGGCGCCCGAGCCCGTCTTCACCAAGGCCTTCGCCGCGACGCTGACGGTGGTGTTGGCGCTGACGGTGGGCGTGCTGGAGCTCACCCAGCTGGCACGGGCCTGCGTGCGGCTGTACCAGGAGACGGACTCAGCCAGGACGGTGCAGCAACTCGAGGCGGCGGCGGAACACTTCGGCAGGGCCATGGGAGGCACGGCGCTGCGGGTGCTGATGCTGGTGGCGAGCGTGGGAGTAGCCAAGGGCCTGCCCCGGGTGCCCGAGGGCGGCCTCGGGTCGCTACTGCCGCCCCGGTTCGCATGGGAGGGAGGAGCGACGCTGGTGAGCGCGTCGGAGGTGCGGATGGTGGCCGACGGCACCGTCATCATCACCAGAGTGGCGACCGGCACGGCGGCCAGTGCGGCGGGCGCGGCGGGCAGCGCCTGCACCGATGGCGCCGAGAAGAAGGACGGCTACCAGTGGCACCACCTCGCCACCAACAAGAATGAAATTTCGACGTACCGGGGCGGTCCGTGGACACCGCAGTTCGATGAACTCTTCCAGATGGCGGGAATGAGTCTGGATGCTGCCGAAAACCTCGTCTACCTCAAGGGGCACAAAGGCCCCCATCCAGAGGCGTACCACTTGGAAGTGTACCGCAGGCTGAGGATCGCGGTCCTACAATGCCGATCGACCGAGCATTGTCGCAGCATGCTGGTGGAGGCATTGAGAAAGCTGGCGAAAGAGATATGCACTCCCGGCGCTCAGCTGCACCAGCTGGCAACGAAGACGGTGGATTGA
- a CDS encoding GNAT family N-acetyltransferase, with translation MNVEIRFLDAAEAASHLDALVELLRDSVDTGASVGFLPPLDAAEARAYWEDVVAELVSPSRGLALAWVDGKVAGTAQLVEADKANARHRAEVSKVLVHSAFRRRGVGAALMRAVEARARQRGKTTLVLDTREGEPSEQLYQSLGWIRVGSIPQYAEIAGGVLVPTVVYYKLLGDSGR, from the coding sequence GTGAACGTGGAGATTCGCTTCCTGGATGCCGCCGAAGCCGCGTCCCACCTGGACGCCCTGGTGGAACTGCTCAGGGACTCCGTCGACACCGGAGCCTCCGTGGGCTTCCTGCCGCCCCTGGATGCCGCCGAGGCTCGCGCCTACTGGGAGGATGTGGTGGCGGAGCTCGTCTCTCCCTCGCGCGGCCTCGCCCTGGCCTGGGTGGATGGCAAGGTCGCCGGCACCGCCCAACTGGTCGAGGCGGACAAGGCCAACGCCCGTCACCGCGCCGAGGTGTCCAAGGTACTGGTGCACTCCGCCTTCCGCCGCCGGGGCGTCGGAGCCGCGCTCATGCGCGCCGTGGAGGCGCGGGCCCGGCAGCGTGGGAAGACCACCCTGGTGCTCGACACCCGCGAAGGCGAGCCCTCCGAGCAGCTCTACCAGTCCCTGGGCTGGATTCGCGTCGGCTCGATTCCCCAGTACGCGGAGATCGCCGGTGGCGTCCTCGTCCCCACGGTCGTCTACTACAAGCTGCTCGGAGACTCGGGACGGTGA
- a CDS encoding M16 family metallopeptidase, with protein MLLSPRLRLLVAALLLSSAPALAKAPTPAQVAPSPQSRSKAGSLAPFTSVEGITEYRLDNGLRVLLFPDPTKSTVTVNVTYFVGSRHEGYGETGMAHLLEHLLFKGTPTTPNVPQALTQRGARPNGTTWLDRTNYFETLPASDSNLAWALSFEADRMVNSFIAKKDLDSEMTVVRNELERGENSPSRILSERVMSAAFIWHNYGKSTIGSRADLENVPIDRLQAFYRKYYRPDNAMLVVAGNFEPQKALAEVQKTFGRLRKPSEPVPVTYTEEPTQDGERLVTLRRVGDVSALAAVYHVPEGAHPDFAAIDVLTHVLGNEPSGRLYKALVETKKAASADADNFQLHDPGVLSFSAEVREGQSLDAARDALLKTVEESSRTPFTPDEVNRAKTALLKSVELMLNNSERAAIQLSEWAAIGDWRLLFLHRDRVEAVTPADVTRVAEQYLKPSNRTLGLFFPTARPDRSELPPRVDVAAMLQGYKGRGEIAQGEAFDPSPSNIEKRVQRSQAAGLKLALLPKKTRGEMATVVFSLRWGTEKALWGRADAAEYAGAMLMRGTKKHSRQELKDAFDQLKARVSVSGRADSANVYVEAPRQHLPKVLELVAEVLREPSFDAKEFALLKEERLAALEAQRSEPSTQASIAYSRALSPYAKGHPYYADTLEEALAGLKDTTLEQAQSFFRDFYGASQGELAAVGDFDADALKKQVAELFGGWKSPAPYERIVSQPYKPVAQALSLETPDKANAFFLAGQGLSLRDDNADYPALVLGNFMMGGGFLNSRLATRVRQQEGLSYSVSSSLTAGSLDPVGSFSSYAIYAPQNAGKLEKAMREELEKALQKGFTPEELEKARAGLLEYRRTGRANDGGLASTLVSYLFIGRTLEFDAAFEKRMSELKPEDVRAAMARYLDWKKVTVVKAGDFAGAEKKAKAPVVNPPAP; from the coding sequence ATGCTCCTCTCCCCTCGCCTCCGACTCCTCGTCGCGGCCCTCCTCCTCTCCTCCGCCCCAGCTCTCGCCAAGGCGCCTACTCCCGCTCAGGTCGCTCCCTCTCCCCAGAGCAGGTCCAAGGCCGGCTCCCTCGCCCCCTTCACCAGCGTCGAGGGCATCACCGAGTACCGTCTCGACAACGGGCTCCGCGTCCTCCTCTTCCCAGACCCCACCAAGTCCACCGTCACCGTCAACGTCACCTACTTCGTCGGCTCCCGCCACGAAGGTTACGGTGAGACCGGGATGGCCCACCTCCTCGAACACCTCTTGTTCAAGGGCACCCCCACCACCCCCAACGTGCCCCAGGCCCTCACCCAGCGCGGCGCTCGCCCCAATGGCACCACGTGGTTGGATCGCACCAACTACTTCGAGACCCTCCCCGCCTCCGACTCCAACCTCGCCTGGGCCCTCTCCTTCGAAGCCGACCGCATGGTCAACAGCTTCATCGCCAAGAAGGACCTCGACAGCGAGATGACCGTCGTCCGCAATGAGCTCGAGCGCGGTGAGAACAGCCCCTCCCGCATCCTCTCCGAGCGCGTCATGAGCGCCGCCTTCATCTGGCACAACTACGGCAAGTCCACCATCGGCTCCCGCGCCGACCTCGAGAACGTCCCCATCGACCGCCTCCAGGCCTTCTATCGGAAGTACTACCGCCCCGATAACGCCATGCTCGTCGTCGCCGGTAACTTCGAGCCCCAGAAGGCCCTCGCCGAGGTCCAGAAGACCTTCGGCCGTCTCCGCAAGCCCTCCGAGCCCGTCCCCGTCACCTACACCGAGGAGCCCACCCAGGACGGCGAGCGGCTCGTCACCCTCCGCCGCGTCGGTGACGTCAGTGCCCTCGCCGCCGTCTACCACGTCCCCGAGGGCGCTCACCCCGACTTCGCCGCCATCGACGTCCTCACCCACGTCCTCGGCAACGAGCCCTCCGGCCGCCTCTACAAGGCCCTCGTCGAGACCAAGAAGGCCGCCTCCGCCGACGCCGACAACTTCCAGCTCCATGACCCCGGTGTGCTCTCCTTCTCCGCCGAGGTCCGCGAGGGTCAGTCCCTCGACGCCGCCCGCGATGCCCTCCTGAAGACCGTCGAGGAGTCCTCCCGCACTCCCTTCACCCCCGACGAGGTCAACCGCGCCAAGACGGCCCTGCTCAAGTCCGTCGAGCTCATGCTCAACAACTCCGAGCGCGCCGCCATCCAGCTCTCCGAGTGGGCCGCCATCGGCGACTGGCGTCTCCTCTTCCTCCACCGCGACCGCGTCGAGGCCGTCACCCCCGCCGACGTCACCCGCGTCGCCGAGCAGTACCTCAAGCCCTCCAATCGCACCCTCGGTCTGTTCTTCCCCACCGCCAGGCCCGACCGCTCCGAGCTGCCTCCGCGCGTCGACGTCGCCGCCATGCTCCAGGGCTACAAGGGTCGCGGTGAAATCGCCCAGGGCGAGGCCTTCGACCCCTCCCCCTCCAACATCGAGAAGCGCGTGCAGCGCTCGCAGGCCGCCGGTCTCAAGCTCGCCCTGCTCCCCAAGAAGACCCGCGGCGAGATGGCCACCGTCGTCTTCTCCCTCCGCTGGGGCACCGAGAAGGCCCTCTGGGGCCGCGCCGATGCCGCCGAGTACGCCGGCGCCATGCTCATGCGCGGCACCAAGAAGCACTCCCGCCAGGAGCTCAAGGATGCCTTCGACCAGCTCAAGGCCCGCGTCAGCGTGAGCGGCCGCGCCGATAGCGCCAACGTCTATGTCGAGGCCCCTCGTCAGCACCTCCCCAAGGTGCTCGAGCTGGTCGCCGAGGTGCTCCGCGAGCCCTCCTTCGACGCCAAGGAGTTCGCCCTCCTCAAGGAGGAGCGTCTGGCCGCCCTCGAGGCCCAGCGCAGCGAGCCCAGCACCCAGGCCTCCATCGCCTACTCCCGCGCCCTCTCCCCCTACGCCAAGGGACACCCCTACTACGCCGATACCCTCGAGGAGGCGCTCGCCGGTCTCAAGGACACCACCCTCGAGCAGGCCCAGTCCTTCTTCCGCGACTTCTACGGCGCCTCCCAGGGTGAGCTCGCCGCCGTGGGCGACTTCGACGCCGACGCTCTCAAGAAGCAGGTCGCCGAGCTGTTCGGCGGCTGGAAGAGCCCCGCTCCCTACGAGCGCATCGTCTCGCAGCCCTACAAGCCGGTCGCCCAGGCGCTCTCGCTCGAGACGCCCGACAAGGCCAACGCCTTCTTCCTCGCCGGCCAGGGCCTGTCCCTGCGCGATGACAACGCCGACTACCCCGCGCTCGTGCTCGGCAACTTCATGATGGGCGGTGGCTTCCTCAACTCCCGTCTGGCCACGCGCGTGCGCCAGCAGGAGGGTCTGTCCTACAGCGTCAGCAGCTCGCTCACCGCGGGCTCGTTGGATCCGGTGGGCAGCTTCTCCTCCTATGCCATCTACGCTCCGCAGAACGCGGGCAAGCTGGAGAAGGCCATGCGCGAGGAGCTCGAGAAGGCCCTCCAGAAGGGCTTCACCCCCGAGGAGCTGGAGAAGGCCCGGGCGGGTCTGCTCGAGTACCGCCGCACCGGCCGCGCCAACGACGGCGGCCTGGCCAGCACGCTCGTCTCCTACCTGTTCATCGGCCGCACGCTGGAGTTCGACGCCGCCTTCGAGAAGCGCATGAGCGAGCTCAAGCCCGAGGACGTGCGCGCCGCCATGGCCAGGTACCTCGACTGGAAGAAGGTGACGGTGGTCAAGGCCGGTGACTTCGCGGGCGCCGAGAAGAAGGCCAAGGCCCCCGTCGTCAATCCTCCGGCTCCGTAG
- the sppA gene encoding signal peptide peptidase SppA: protein MKRFIIGSLAAVGALSLLIFGAMVGLAILGAASKPGVPSGNVVLELELDEPLVEYLPEDSLASAFGSEKLTVRDAVDALEKAGGDERVKALVVRLNGAPGSTAVVQELRDAVKAFRAKGKKAVAYADTFGEGGSGTGAYYLASAFDEIYIQPSGDVSVVGAAIETPFAREAFAKLGVKPRIGKRYEYKNAVNTYTEQTYTPEHREATERFLTSMFGQMVKGVAEGRKLSEEQVKAAIDAAPLLGKEAVEAKLVDGLLYRDEVYAKVKEEAGKDAKLLYLEKYLERAGRPNTTGPTVALIFGAGGIARGKSSTNPMSGEVTMGSESVAAALRKAAEDDKVKAIIFRVDSPGGSYVASDTVRREVRRAREKGKPVIVTMGTYAASGGYFVAMDADKIVAQPGTLTGSIGVFGGKMVTADLWEKLGVNWEPLGVGKNATMYSSDLEFTPEQLARNDAFLDRVYEDFTAKAAEGRKMPVEKLREVAKGRVWTGEDAKEKGLVDELGGYAVALKLAKEAAKLEGGVRVETFPRKKSAAEVLSELLGQQKGESSDDEGTGVKVTAPWEPVFEQTRALYQLGVKLGVVSERRQVLSAPVPDTTW, encoded by the coding sequence ATGAAACGCTTCATCATCGGTTCGCTCGCCGCAGTGGGCGCGCTGAGCCTTCTCATCTTCGGAGCCATGGTGGGGCTCGCCATCCTGGGGGCGGCGAGCAAACCGGGGGTGCCGTCGGGCAACGTGGTGTTGGAGCTGGAGCTGGACGAGCCGCTGGTGGAGTACCTGCCGGAGGACTCGCTGGCGAGCGCCTTCGGGTCGGAGAAGCTGACGGTGCGGGACGCGGTGGACGCGCTGGAGAAGGCGGGGGGGGACGAGCGGGTGAAGGCGCTGGTGGTGAGGCTCAACGGGGCGCCGGGGAGCACGGCGGTGGTGCAGGAGCTGAGGGACGCGGTGAAGGCGTTCCGGGCGAAGGGGAAGAAGGCGGTGGCGTACGCGGACACCTTCGGTGAGGGGGGAAGCGGGACGGGGGCGTACTACCTGGCGTCGGCGTTCGACGAAATCTACATCCAGCCGTCGGGGGACGTGTCGGTGGTGGGGGCGGCGATCGAAACGCCGTTCGCGCGCGAGGCGTTCGCGAAGCTGGGGGTGAAGCCGCGGATTGGAAAGCGGTACGAGTACAAGAACGCGGTGAACACGTACACGGAGCAGACGTACACGCCGGAGCACCGCGAGGCGACGGAGCGGTTCCTGACGAGCATGTTCGGGCAGATGGTGAAGGGGGTGGCGGAGGGGAGGAAGCTGAGCGAGGAGCAGGTGAAGGCGGCGATCGACGCGGCGCCGCTGTTGGGGAAGGAGGCGGTGGAGGCGAAGCTGGTGGACGGGCTGCTGTACCGCGACGAGGTGTACGCGAAGGTGAAGGAGGAGGCGGGGAAGGACGCGAAGCTGCTGTACCTGGAGAAGTACCTGGAGAGGGCGGGGAGGCCGAACACGACGGGGCCGACGGTGGCGCTCATCTTCGGGGCGGGGGGAATCGCGCGAGGGAAGAGCTCGACGAACCCGATGTCGGGAGAGGTGACGATGGGGAGCGAGTCGGTGGCGGCGGCGTTGAGGAAGGCGGCGGAGGACGACAAGGTGAAGGCGATCATCTTCCGGGTGGACAGCCCGGGAGGGAGCTACGTGGCGAGCGACACGGTGAGGAGGGAGGTGCGGAGGGCGAGGGAGAAGGGCAAGCCGGTGATCGTGACGATGGGGACGTACGCGGCGAGCGGTGGGTATTTCGTGGCGATGGACGCGGACAAGATTGTGGCGCAGCCGGGGACGCTGACGGGGAGCATCGGGGTGTTCGGGGGGAAGATGGTGACGGCGGACCTGTGGGAGAAGCTGGGGGTGAACTGGGAGCCGTTGGGGGTGGGGAAGAACGCGACGATGTACAGCTCGGACCTGGAGTTCACGCCGGAGCAGCTGGCGAGGAACGACGCGTTCCTGGACCGGGTGTACGAGGACTTCACGGCGAAGGCGGCGGAGGGGAGGAAGATGCCGGTGGAGAAGCTGCGGGAGGTGGCGAAGGGGAGGGTGTGGACGGGGGAGGACGCGAAGGAGAAGGGATTGGTGGACGAGCTGGGAGGGTACGCGGTGGCGCTGAAGCTGGCGAAGGAGGCGGCGAAGCTGGAGGGAGGGGTGAGGGTGGAGACGTTCCCGCGCAAGAAGAGCGCGGCGGAGGTGCTGTCGGAGCTGCTGGGCCAGCAGAAGGGCGAGAGCAGCGACGACGAGGGGACGGGGGTAAAGGTGACGGCGCCGTGGGAGCCGGTGTTCGAGCAGACGCGAGCGCTGTACCAGTTGGGAGTGAAGCTGGGGGTGGTGAGCGAGAGGCGTCAGGTGTTGTCGGCGCCGGTCCCGGACACCACCTGGTAA
- a CDS encoding alpha/beta fold hydrolase produces the protein MDDIFSLPVQTPSPAARPLHGSTLSLLESPSALRDPEVPFSEPVPVRVHSVRGAGGVSLRVYDGGDLYGPPLLFIHGFSQCHLAWRRQFQSALGLGFRLVAVDLRGHGHSDKPRDAYGDGRLWAEDLRAVISELSLERPLLVAWSYGGLVVSDYLRHYGQEGISGVNFVSSMVKCGSEEGFALLAPEMLGLIPGLFAQDEAISLPTLERFVSLLHHQPVSPETRDAVLAYTRHVPPHVREALGSRVVDHDDVLHRLTVPVLVSHGLEDRVVRPESSRHIASVVPGALVSLYSGIGHSPFWEDARRFNRELAAFAARCW, from the coding sequence ATGGACGACATCTTCTCACTTCCAGTGCAGACGCCTTCTCCGGCCGCGCGGCCCCTCCACGGCTCCACCCTGAGCTTGCTGGAGTCCCCCTCGGCCCTGCGTGACCCGGAGGTGCCCTTCTCCGAGCCCGTTCCGGTCCGCGTCCATTCCGTCCGGGGCGCCGGGGGCGTCTCGCTCCGTGTGTACGACGGGGGCGATCTGTACGGGCCTCCCCTGCTCTTCATCCACGGCTTCTCCCAGTGCCACCTGGCCTGGCGCCGGCAGTTCCAGAGCGCCCTCGGGCTGGGCTTCCGTCTGGTCGCCGTGGACCTGCGCGGCCATGGCCACTCGGACAAGCCTCGCGATGCCTATGGTGACGGGCGGCTGTGGGCCGAGGACCTCCGGGCCGTCATCTCCGAGCTCTCGCTGGAGCGTCCCCTGCTCGTCGCCTGGTCCTACGGCGGCCTGGTCGTCTCCGACTACCTGCGCCACTACGGCCAGGAGGGGATTTCCGGCGTGAACTTCGTGTCCTCCATGGTGAAGTGCGGCTCCGAGGAGGGCTTCGCCCTGCTCGCGCCCGAGATGCTCGGGCTCATCCCCGGCCTCTTCGCCCAGGACGAGGCCATCAGCCTCCCCACCCTCGAGCGCTTCGTCTCGCTGCTCCACCACCAGCCCGTGTCGCCGGAGACCCGCGACGCCGTGCTCGCCTACACCCGGCACGTGCCCCCGCATGTGCGCGAGGCGCTCGGCTCGCGCGTGGTGGACCACGATGACGTGCTGCACCGCCTCACCGTCCCCGTGCTCGTCTCGCACGGCCTGGAGGACCGTGTCGTGCGCCCCGAGTCCAGCCGCCACATCGCCTCCGTGGTGCCCGGCGCCCTCGTGTCGCTCTACTCCGGCATCGGCCACTCCCCCTTCTGGGAGGACGCCCGCAGGTTCAACCGCGAGCTGGCCGCCTTCGCCGCCCGGTGCTGGTAG
- a CDS encoding peptidoglycan-binding domain-containing protein, with protein sequence MATPAPAARQALKDANARWPKRKTASDGIMGDARHQKTKSDHNDGNAVDITHDPASGATGDEIAKHALNDSRVTYVIWNRRIHSRDGRGWRPYRGSNPHTHHCHISIRASARGDTRHWGWFTGGASPPPPPSRRPPPKSLPARNLKRGSKGPEVQQLQAALVKLGFMTQSQLNTGPGVFGPQTELSLKKFQARHGVPSTGFYGPLTRAAFSKLGF encoded by the coding sequence ATGGCTACTCCCGCACCCGCGGCTCGACAGGCCCTCAAGGATGCCAACGCGCGTTGGCCCAAGCGCAAGACGGCTTCCGACGGCATCATGGGCGACGCTCGCCACCAGAAGACCAAGTCCGATCACAACGACGGCAACGCCGTCGACATCACCCATGATCCGGCTTCGGGCGCCACAGGTGATGAGATCGCCAAACACGCGCTCAACGACAGCCGCGTCACCTACGTCATCTGGAACCGACGCATCCACTCCAGGGACGGGCGCGGATGGCGTCCCTACCGGGGCTCCAATCCACATACCCATCATTGTCATATCAGCATCCGTGCCTCGGCTCGCGGTGACACCCGGCACTGGGGCTGGTTCACTGGAGGGGCTTCTCCTCCTCCTCCCCCCTCGCGCCGCCCTCCCCCCAAATCCCTACCCGCGAGGAACCTCAAGCGCGGCTCCAAGGGCCCCGAGGTCCAGCAGCTCCAGGCCGCTCTGGTCAAGCTGGGGTTCATGACCCAGTCCCAGTTGAACACCGGCCCCGGCGTCTTCGGCCCTCAGACCGAGCTGTCCCTCAAGAAGTTCCAGGCCCGTCACGGTGTCCCCTCCACTGGCTTCTACGGACCCCTGACTCGCGCCGCCTTCTCCAAGCTGGGCTTTTGA